In a genomic window of Croceibacterium sp. TMG7-5b_MA50:
- a CDS encoding exodeoxyribonuclease III, whose product MVTVASWNINSVRLRMPLVERLLREEAPDVLCLQEIKTAAEHFPAADLAALGYTHQVIHGQKGYHGVATIARVPIREISRHDWQDNGEARHVGVELTGPETRGMVIENVYVPAGGDIPDREQNVKFGQKLDFVERMTRWAERVDRPTLIVGDFNIAPLPSDVWSHKQMLKVVSHTPIEVEALERFRAAHGWVDLGRQHIAAPARYFSWWSYRSPNWQANDRGRRLDHMWASPDLAATMVDHRVLETARAWDRPSDHVPLVSEFAL is encoded by the coding sequence ATGGTCACTGTCGCCAGCTGGAACATCAATTCCGTCCGCCTGCGCATGCCGCTGGTCGAACGCCTCCTCCGCGAAGAGGCGCCCGACGTCCTGTGCCTGCAGGAGATCAAGACCGCGGCCGAGCATTTCCCCGCCGCCGACCTCGCCGCGCTGGGCTACACCCACCAGGTGATCCACGGGCAGAAGGGCTATCACGGCGTCGCGACGATCGCCCGCGTGCCGATCCGGGAGATCAGCCGCCATGACTGGCAGGACAATGGCGAGGCGCGCCATGTCGGCGTCGAACTGACCGGCCCGGAAACGCGCGGTATGGTGATCGAGAACGTCTACGTTCCCGCGGGCGGCGACATCCCCGACCGGGAGCAGAACGTGAAGTTCGGCCAGAAGCTGGACTTCGTGGAACGCATGACCCGCTGGGCCGAACGGGTGGACCGCCCGACGCTGATCGTGGGCGACTTCAACATCGCCCCGCTGCCGTCCGACGTGTGGAGCCACAAGCAAATGCTGAAGGTCGTCAGCCACACCCCGATCGAGGTGGAGGCGCTGGAACGGTTCCGCGCCGCGCATGGCTGGGTCGACCTCGGGCGGCAGCACATCGCGGCTCCGGCGCGCTATTTCAGCTGGTGGTCGTACCGCTCCCCCAACTGGCAGGCGAACGATCGCGGGCGGCGGCTGGACCATATGTGGGCCAGCCCCGACCTTGCCGCCACGATGGTGGATCATCGCGTGCTGGAAACGGCGCGCGCCTGGGACCGGCCGAGCGACCATGTGCCGCTGGTGTCGGAGTTCGCGCTCTGA
- the ribA gene encoding GTP cyclohydrolase II translates to MLPGTPPLLPVETAPDDRAAAPRLLLSAARAATLKLANQRDAADPHAPVLIRDIAPVDLVSARAIADPALDLATPLKGPFASEALPWADGAAAALELARIAGILPAFLVDAEPAAEPVTVAPADLAVLQDPGRLFLATRTRLPVAQAEEAEIAVFRAPDDLREHVALVIGRQSGERVPLVRLHSECLTGDILGSLRCDCGPQLDAALHAMAAEAASGGWGVLLYLRQEGRGIGLVNKMRAYRLQDQGFDTLEANIRLGLPAEARDFPVAARMLDLLGARTIRLLTNNPAKLAALQAAGVTVTERVPHQLPGNPHNHRYLTTKRDAAGHLLT, encoded by the coding sequence GTGCTGCCCGGCACGCCGCCGCTGCTGCCGGTGGAGACCGCGCCCGACGACCGCGCCGCCGCGCCCCGCCTGCTGCTGTCGGCCGCCCGCGCCGCCACGCTGAAGCTCGCTAACCAGCGCGATGCCGCCGATCCGCACGCCCCCGTGCTGATCCGCGACATCGCGCCGGTGGACCTTGTCAGCGCCCGCGCCATCGCCGACCCGGCGCTGGATCTGGCGACCCCGCTGAAGGGCCCTTTCGCCAGCGAGGCGCTGCCATGGGCGGACGGTGCGGCGGCGGCGCTGGAACTGGCGCGGATCGCCGGCATCCTGCCCGCCTTCCTGGTCGATGCGGAGCCCGCGGCGGAGCCGGTCACCGTCGCCCCCGCCGACCTTGCCGTGCTGCAGGACCCCGGCCGCCTGTTCCTCGCCACTCGCACCCGGCTGCCAGTCGCGCAGGCGGAGGAGGCGGAAATCGCCGTGTTCCGCGCGCCGGACGACCTGCGGGAGCATGTGGCACTCGTCATCGGCCGTCAGTCGGGCGAGCGGGTGCCGCTGGTGCGGCTGCATTCCGAATGCCTGACCGGCGACATCCTGGGCAGCCTGCGCTGTGACTGCGGCCCGCAGCTCGACGCCGCGCTCCACGCCATGGCGGCGGAGGCGGCGTCGGGCGGCTGGGGCGTGCTGCTGTATCTGCGGCAGGAGGGGCGCGGCATTGGTCTCGTCAACAAGATGCGCGCCTACCGCCTGCAGGATCAGGGCTTCGACACGCTGGAAGCGAACATCCGCCTCGGCCTGCCGGCGGAAGCGCGCGACTTCCCGGTTGCCGCACGCATGCTCGACCTGCTGGGCGCACGCACCATCCGCCTGCTGACGAACAATCCGGCGAAGCTCGCCGCATTGCAGGCCGCCGGGGTCACCGTCACCGAACGCGTCCCCCATCAACTGCCCGGAAACCCGCACAATCACCGCTACCTCACCACGAAACGCGATGCGGCAGGGCACCTGCTGACATAG
- the recQ gene encoding DNA helicase RecQ, producing the protein MDSATLDRAEHALRTTFGFPAFRGVQGQVVARVLAGRSTLAVMPTGAGKSLTYQLPATLLAGTCIVISPLIALMHDQLRSARMNGIRAAALTSADADRAQTVAAFRNGELDLLYVAPERASQPHFRELLGSAPLALFAVDEAHCVSEWGHDFRPDYRQLRPLMDAFVQVPRLALTATADGHTRADILQQLGIPADGLIVAGFDRPNIRYHIRPRQGAGTQLKQLLAQHDRPGIIYAPTRRKVEDIAAALDQPRGRRVLPYHAGLPPEQRAEHQAAFVASEDMVMVATVAFGMGIDKPDVRFVAHAGIPKSIEAYYQETGRAGRDGDPAEAVLLWGAGDFVAARQRVAEVEPERQAGERTRLDALAALVEAPGCRRAILLRHFGEDPPATCGNCDNCLSPPGVIDATDVARKLLSAVYRTGQSYGLGHLTKVLTGAEDERVRQRGHDRLSVFGIVEGEEARLLQPLARALQARGSLVANEHGGLKLDGDARAILKGEAEVAIVRPAPSAKGGRRGRGAPAGDYPPDPLFDALRERRRDLAKAAQVPPYVIFHDSVLREMAAARPATRGAMAAIPGVGERKLELYADAFLEVIAGG; encoded by the coding sequence ATGGATAGTGCGACCTTGGACCGGGCCGAACACGCGCTGCGCACCACCTTCGGCTTTCCCGCTTTCCGCGGCGTGCAGGGACAGGTGGTGGCGCGCGTACTGGCCGGACGGTCCACGCTGGCGGTAATGCCGACGGGTGCGGGCAAGTCGCTGACATACCAGTTGCCGGCCACGCTGCTGGCGGGCACCTGCATCGTCATCAGCCCGCTGATCGCGCTGATGCACGACCAGCTCCGTTCCGCCCGGATGAACGGCATCCGCGCGGCGGCGCTGACCAGTGCCGACGCCGACCGGGCGCAGACGGTGGCTGCGTTCCGCAACGGAGAGCTGGACCTGCTCTATGTCGCGCCCGAACGCGCCAGCCAGCCACATTTCCGGGAACTGCTGGGAAGCGCCCCGTTGGCGCTGTTCGCGGTGGACGAGGCGCATTGCGTATCCGAGTGGGGCCACGATTTCCGCCCCGACTATCGCCAGTTGCGTCCGCTGATGGATGCGTTCGTGCAAGTGCCGCGGCTGGCCCTGACGGCGACGGCTGACGGGCACACGCGGGCCGACATCCTGCAGCAGCTTGGCATCCCGGCGGATGGCCTGATCGTCGCCGGCTTCGACCGGCCCAACATCCGCTACCACATCCGCCCGCGCCAGGGCGCCGGCACCCAGTTGAAGCAATTGCTGGCCCAACATGACAGGCCGGGGATCATCTACGCGCCAACTCGCCGCAAGGTGGAGGATATTGCCGCGGCGCTGGATCAGCCGCGCGGTCGGCGGGTGCTGCCCTATCACGCGGGCCTGCCGCCGGAGCAGCGGGCCGAGCATCAGGCGGCGTTCGTCGCCAGCGAGGACATGGTGATGGTGGCGACCGTCGCCTTCGGCATGGGGATCGACAAGCCGGACGTGCGCTTCGTCGCGCATGCCGGCATCCCCAAGTCGATCGAGGCCTATTATCAGGAAACCGGCCGCGCCGGGCGCGACGGCGACCCGGCGGAGGCGGTGCTGCTGTGGGGCGCGGGCGATTTCGTCGCCGCGCGCCAGCGGGTTGCCGAGGTCGAGCCGGAGCGACAGGCGGGCGAACGCACCCGGCTGGATGCGCTGGCCGCGCTGGTCGAGGCGCCGGGCTGCCGCCGTGCGATCCTGCTGCGCCATTTCGGGGAGGACCCGCCGGCGACTTGCGGCAATTGCGACAATTGCCTGTCGCCGCCGGGCGTCATCGATGCGACGGACGTGGCGCGCAAGCTGCTGTCGGCCGTCTACCGCACCGGGCAGAGCTACGGTCTGGGGCACCTGACCAAGGTGCTGACCGGGGCGGAGGACGAGCGGGTGCGGCAGCGCGGGCATGACCGGCTGAGCGTGTTCGGCATTGTGGAGGGCGAGGAGGCGCGTCTGCTGCAACCGCTGGCCCGTGCATTGCAGGCGCGCGGCAGCCTGGTGGCGAATGAGCATGGCGGGCTGAAGCTGGACGGCGACGCGCGTGCGATCCTGAAAGGGGAGGCGGAGGTTGCCATCGTGCGCCCAGCACCATCGGCCAAGGGCGGCCGTCGCGGTCGGGGTGCGCCCGCCGGCGACTACCCGCCCGATCCGCTGTTCGATGCCCTGCGGGAGAGGCGCCGCGATCTCGCCAAGGCGGCGCAGGTGCCGCCTTACGTGATCTTCCACGACTCCGTGCTGCGCGAGATGGCCGCCGCGCGTCCGGCCACGCGCGGCGCGATGGCGGCTATCCCCGGCGTGGGGGAGCGCAAGCTGGAATTGTACGCCGACGCCTTCCTGGAGGTGATCGCCGGGGGGTAG
- a CDS encoding helicase HerA-like domain-containing protein: MADGIFIGSADGGERQVLDLSRANRHGLIAGATGTGKTVTLQSLAEDFSRAGVPVFLADVKGDLSGIAMPGSPTARSAAALEARAAELGVIDYAYEPAPAVLWDLWGEQGHPVRTTVSEMGPLLLARLLDLNDTQEGVLNIVFRFADEEGLLLLDMADLRAMLAHAADNAKELSARYGNVTRASVGAIQRQLLALESQGGDMFFGEPALEIEDFIAHDEGGRGIVNVLAADRLMRSPRLYATFLLWLLAELFEVLPEVGDLDRPKLVFFFDEAHLLFTDANPALLQTVEQVVRLIRSKGVGVYFVTQNPIDIPEKIAGQLGNRVQHALRAFTPRDQKAIRAAAETFRTNPALNVATAIAELKVGEALVSTLLPDGAPSMVQRTKIKPPRSRLGPLTPEERTAIRAASPIGGCYDRVVDRESAAEVIAQKAADAAATAQEVAERGEAEVMKRERKSPSIWGKAAKSAAGAAASSAGAIAAGAVSGRRSRASPMKNAATNGLGSIAGDLMGPLAGRFVRNLIGGLMR; this comes from the coding sequence ATGGCAGACGGCATCTTCATCGGCTCTGCGGACGGCGGCGAACGGCAGGTGCTGGACCTGTCACGCGCCAATCGCCACGGCCTGATCGCGGGCGCGACCGGCACCGGCAAGACGGTGACGTTGCAGAGTTTGGCGGAGGATTTCAGCCGCGCCGGCGTGCCGGTGTTCCTGGCCGACGTGAAGGGCGACCTGTCCGGCATCGCCATGCCCGGCAGCCCGACGGCCCGCAGCGCAGCAGCGCTGGAGGCGCGCGCGGCGGAGCTGGGCGTTATCGACTATGCCTACGAGCCCGCGCCGGCGGTGCTGTGGGACCTGTGGGGCGAACAGGGGCACCCGGTCCGCACCACGGTAAGCGAGATGGGCCCGCTGCTGCTCGCCCGCCTGCTCGACCTCAACGACACGCAGGAAGGCGTGCTGAACATCGTCTTCCGCTTCGCCGACGAGGAAGGCCTGCTGCTGCTCGACATGGCGGACCTGCGCGCCATGCTGGCCCATGCGGCGGACAATGCGAAGGAACTGTCCGCCCGCTACGGCAACGTCACCCGCGCCAGCGTCGGCGCGATCCAGCGGCAATTGCTGGCGCTGGAATCGCAGGGCGGCGACATGTTCTTCGGGGAGCCGGCGCTGGAGATCGAGGACTTCATCGCCCATGACGAGGGCGGTCGCGGCATCGTCAACGTGCTGGCTGCCGATCGCCTGATGCGGTCCCCCCGCCTCTACGCCACCTTCTTGCTGTGGCTGCTCGCCGAATTGTTCGAGGTGCTGCCGGAGGTGGGCGACCTCGACCGGCCCAAGCTGGTTTTCTTCTTCGACGAGGCGCACCTGCTGTTCACCGACGCCAATCCCGCGCTGCTGCAAACCGTTGAGCAGGTGGTGCGGCTGATCCGGTCGAAGGGCGTGGGCGTCTATTTCGTGACGCAGAACCCGATCGACATTCCGGAGAAGATCGCCGGGCAGCTCGGCAACCGGGTGCAGCATGCGCTGCGCGCCTTCACCCCGCGCGACCAGAAGGCGATCCGCGCCGCGGCGGAAACCTTCCGCACCAATCCGGCGCTGAACGTGGCGACCGCCATCGCGGAACTGAAGGTGGGGGAGGCGCTCGTCTCCACCCTGCTGCCCGATGGCGCGCCGTCGATGGTACAGCGCACGAAGATCAAGCCCCCCCGCAGCCGGCTGGGGCCGCTGACGCCGGAGGAGCGGACCGCCATCCGCGCGGCCAGCCCCATTGGCGGCTGCTACGACCGGGTGGTGGACCGGGAAAGCGCGGCGGAGGTCATTGCGCAGAAGGCCGCCGATGCCGCCGCGACCGCGCAGGAGGTGGCGGAACGGGGCGAGGCCGAGGTGATGAAGCGCGAGCGCAAGTCGCCCTCGATCTGGGGCAAGGCAGCGAAAAGCGCAGCTGGTGCAGCGGCGAGTTCCGCCGGAGCAATCGCCGCGGGCGCCGTCAGCGGCCGCCGCAGCCGCGCTAGCCCGATGAAGAATGCCGCGACCAACGGTCTTGGCTCCATCGCCGGCGACCTGATGGGCCCGCTGGCGGGGCGCTTTGTCAGGAACCTGATCGGCGGGCTGATGCGGTAG
- a CDS encoding GGDEF domain-containing protein yields MHFDLLTLYYLAIGTLLLSAGLTLWERHAHPQRGRELRLAATGYCVLALGCAIASARAHFPAAMGAALGNLVLTAGYLVVLNAVAIINGRTYRRASVALILLLAVIWTIGGSAWEASLWNYISAAPIAAVCAMTAREVHGSYLLRALRSRHVIVAVSGGHALFYVARATILPLVAAGFGPDALTIVAKATMYEGVLYSVGLPMALLSLVREEAHNHVLGASRTDYLTGLANRRWFFEEGERIVRDAPACRQTALLAFDLDHFKSINDRFGHAAGDEILRLFARAAQAKAGGDAVLARIGGEEFAALLPDHGAQRSRLVGQAIAKAFTQAVASDPRFPGLRATVSIGVAEHGADGTSLSGLLSAADRALYAAKSSGRNRIELASPVDFAHAC; encoded by the coding sequence ATGCATTTCGACCTTCTTACTCTCTATTACCTCGCCATCGGCACGCTGCTGCTCAGCGCGGGGCTGACCTTGTGGGAACGGCACGCGCATCCGCAGCGTGGCCGCGAGCTGCGGCTGGCGGCGACCGGCTATTGCGTGCTGGCGCTCGGCTGCGCGATCGCTTCGGCCCGGGCGCACTTCCCGGCGGCGATGGGCGCGGCGCTCGGCAATCTGGTCCTGACGGCGGGCTATCTGGTCGTGCTGAACGCGGTGGCGATCATCAACGGCCGGACATATCGCCGCGCCTCCGTCGCCCTCATCCTGCTCCTCGCAGTTATTTGGACGATCGGCGGATCGGCGTGGGAGGCTTCGCTGTGGAACTACATCAGCGCCGCGCCGATCGCGGCGGTGTGCGCGATGACCGCGCGCGAGGTGCACGGCAGCTACCTTTTGCGCGCCTTGCGATCACGGCACGTCATCGTCGCCGTCAGCGGCGGTCACGCCCTGTTCTACGTCGCCCGCGCCACCATCCTGCCACTGGTGGCGGCGGGTTTCGGCCCCGATGCCCTGACGATCGTCGCCAAGGCGACCATGTATGAAGGCGTGCTGTATTCCGTCGGCTTGCCGATGGCGCTGCTGAGCCTGGTGCGTGAGGAGGCGCACAACCACGTGCTCGGCGCATCGCGCACCGATTACCTGACCGGCCTCGCCAATCGCCGCTGGTTCTTCGAGGAAGGGGAGCGCATCGTCCGCGACGCGCCCGCATGCCGGCAAACCGCTCTGCTGGCCTTCGACCTCGACCATTTCAAGTCGATCAACGACCGCTTCGGACATGCGGCCGGGGACGAGATCCTGCGCCTGTTCGCCCGCGCGGCGCAGGCGAAGGCGGGCGGCGACGCCGTACTCGCCCGGATCGGTGGGGAGGAGTTCGCCGCGCTGCTGCCGGACCATGGGGCGCAGCGATCCAGGCTGGTCGGCCAGGCCATCGCCAAGGCATTCACGCAGGCGGTCGCAAGCGATCCGCGGTTCCCCGGGCTGCGGGCCACCGTCAGCATCGGCGTGGCGGAACATGGCGCCGATGGCACCAGCCTCTCCGGCCTCCTGTCCGCCGCCGATCGCGCGCTCTATGCGGCGAAATCCAGCGGGCGCAACCGGATCGAACTGGCATCGCCGGTCGATTTCGCCCACGCCTGCTGA
- a CDS encoding undecaprenyl-diphosphate phosphatase has translation MDTTITAILLGILEGLAEFLPISSTGHLILAQSFFGYDPGQWAQFNVVIQLGAIGAVVVTYWRLFWTMGLGLLRRDPTSWRFLRNIVLGFLPAAVIGLIAKDAISAMLESPLVVAIALVVGGIAILVLERTVRPGPDTGVAAMPMRTAVAIGFAQCLAMIPGTSRSAASILGALAMGTGRKTAAEFSFFLAVPTMLGASVVKIADDPTLFAGTSAIGWTEIALGFGAAFLTALVVIRAFVAYVSRRGFAPFAWYRIVLGGGTLAWLLLG, from the coding sequence ATGGACACTACGATCACCGCCATCCTGCTCGGCATCCTGGAAGGGCTGGCGGAATTCCTGCCGATCTCCTCCACCGGGCACCTGATCCTGGCGCAGAGCTTCTTCGGCTACGACCCCGGCCAGTGGGCGCAGTTCAACGTAGTGATCCAGCTTGGCGCGATTGGCGCCGTGGTGGTCACGTACTGGCGCCTGTTCTGGACCATGGGCCTCGGCCTGCTGCGCCGTGACCCCACGTCCTGGCGGTTCCTGCGCAACATCGTGCTGGGTTTCCTGCCGGCGGCGGTGATTGGCCTGATTGCCAAGGACGCGATCAGCGCGATGCTGGAAAGCCCGCTGGTGGTGGCGATTGCGCTGGTGGTGGGCGGTATCGCCATCCTGGTGCTGGAACGCACCGTGCGTCCCGGGCCCGACACGGGCGTCGCCGCAATGCCGATGCGTACCGCGGTGGCAATCGGTTTCGCTCAATGCCTCGCCATGATCCCAGGCACCAGCCGGTCCGCCGCGTCCATCCTGGGCGCGCTGGCGATGGGCACGGGTCGCAAGACTGCGGCGGAATTCTCCTTCTTCCTGGCGGTGCCCACCATGCTGGGCGCTTCCGTCGTGAAGATCGCCGACGATCCGACGCTGTTTGCCGGCACCAGCGCGATCGGCTGGACGGAAATCGCGCTGGGCTTCGGCGCCGCGTTCCTGACCGCGCTGGTCGTGATCCGCGCCTTTGTCGCCTATGTCAGCCGGCGCGGCTTCGCCCCCTTCGCCTGGTACCGCATCGTGCTGGGCGGCGGCACGCTGGCCTGGCTGCTGCTGGGCTGA
- a CDS encoding GlsB/YeaQ/YmgE family stress response membrane protein codes for MGFIFLLVVGGVLGLVSACAAGCDHGRGVMRNVALGILGALLTGLVINPMAGGASLLGTHYDAGALLVSLAGSLALVAAVNLLRPDLIR; via the coding sequence GTGGGTTTCATCTTCCTTCTGGTGGTCGGCGGCGTGCTGGGGCTGGTATCAGCCTGTGCCGCTGGTTGCGATCATGGACGGGGTGTGATGCGCAACGTGGCGCTCGGTATTTTAGGCGCGCTGCTGACCGGACTGGTCATCAACCCCATGGCGGGCGGGGCCAGCCTGCTCGGCACCCACTATGATGCAGGTGCGCTGCTGGTGTCGCTGGCGGGATCGCTGGCGCTGGTAGCAGCGGTCAACCTGCTGCGGCCAGACCTGATCCGCTGA
- a CDS encoding M1 family metallopeptidase, protein MKRLTALALASIAPAALLAGCATTATGPNGAPLAANAALTTQPLPASTNTDLPRTARPLHYSIDVVPDAANLSFVGTTAADVEVFERTDTLVMHAVDLTFSAARLLPADGSGTAIPLRWTVDPEAQTVSLKAPRAIQPGRYRVDTSYSGIINTQANGLFALDYPDKRTGQQVRGLFTQFEAPDARRFAPMFDEPSYKATFDLAATVPTGQMAVSNMPVAGEQDLGNGTKRVTFRTSPKMSSYLLFFGLGDFERVAKQAADGVEVGIVAPTGSGTQSAYALDTLAPMVGYYNDYFGVNYPLPKLDNIAGPGESQFFGAMENWGAIFTFERILLEDPAVASAASRQQLYTTQAHEVAHQWFGNIVTMAWWDDLWLNEGFASWMETKATDHFNPQWHALLSRVGGREGAMDLDSLASTHPVVQPIRTVSETNQAFDAIAYQKGEAVIAMLEAFAGEDVWRDGIRRYMAEHQYGNTVSDDLWTAAEAAGAEGLTDIAHDFTRQPGVPLVTAEATCADGRTRLSLSQSEFSRDRKDAVAANPTRWRVPLNVQVGRTAPVREVLQGQTTMVLPGCGPVVVNGGQLGYFRTLYSAPMVADLAKAMPTLQPIDQLGLMRDNWSLAQAGYQPAGPALDLLSAIPANANPVVSESAVARWGAAYALLDTDADKARLRDLAVAKYLPVLRRMGWEQRANDTVADANLRAELIGTLGDMGEPTVLAEGSRRLAGLASDPRSLDGPLKATWLALTARNATPEQWELLARLAKESTSTVERQTYYQRLGAVADEALARRALALALSGEAGTSSARIISAVASEHPEMAYDFAIENRAAVEKLVDNSARARYFAGLAAQSQDPAILNKLALLRSGTPADEQVAIDRVVGGIEQRLESAPRMREQIAGWLRLEAR, encoded by the coding sequence TTGAAGCGCCTGACCGCCCTTGCTCTTGCATCGATCGCACCGGCAGCGCTGCTGGCCGGCTGCGCCACCACCGCCACCGGCCCCAACGGTGCCCCGCTGGCCGCCAATGCCGCGCTGACCACCCAGCCGCTGCCCGCCAGCACCAACACCGACCTGCCGCGCACCGCGCGCCCGCTGCATTACAGCATCGACGTGGTGCCCGATGCGGCGAACCTCAGCTTCGTGGGGACGACGGCGGCGGACGTCGAGGTGTTCGAGCGGACGGACACGCTGGTGATGCATGCGGTGGACCTGACCTTTTCCGCCGCCCGCCTGCTACCCGCCGATGGCAGCGGCACCGCGATCCCGCTGCGCTGGACCGTCGATCCGGAGGCGCAGACCGTCAGCCTGAAGGCGCCGCGCGCGATCCAGCCGGGCCGCTACCGCGTGGACACCAGCTATAGCGGGATCATCAACACGCAGGCGAACGGCCTGTTCGCGCTCGATTACCCCGACAAGCGCACCGGCCAACAGGTGCGCGGCCTGTTCACCCAGTTCGAGGCGCCCGACGCGCGCCGCTTCGCGCCCATGTTCGACGAGCCGAGCTACAAGGCGACGTTCGACCTGGCGGCGACCGTGCCCACCGGGCAGATGGCGGTCAGCAACATGCCCGTCGCGGGTGAGCAGGATCTGGGCAACGGGACCAAGCGGGTGACATTCCGCACCAGCCCCAAGATGTCGAGCTACCTGCTGTTCTTCGGCCTGGGCGATTTCGAGCGGGTGGCGAAGCAGGCGGCTGATGGAGTGGAGGTCGGCATCGTCGCCCCCACCGGCAGCGGCACGCAGTCCGCCTACGCGCTGGATACGCTGGCGCCGATGGTCGGCTACTACAACGACTATTTCGGCGTGAACTACCCGCTGCCCAAGCTCGACAACATCGCGGGCCCGGGCGAATCGCAGTTCTTCGGCGCGATGGAGAACTGGGGCGCGATCTTCACCTTCGAGCGCATCCTGCTGGAGGATCCGGCGGTCGCCAGCGCCGCCAGCCGGCAGCAGCTCTACACCACGCAGGCGCACGAGGTGGCGCACCAGTGGTTCGGCAACATCGTCACCATGGCATGGTGGGACGATCTGTGGCTGAACGAGGGCTTCGCCAGCTGGATGGAGACCAAGGCCACCGACCACTTCAACCCGCAATGGCATGCGCTGCTGAGCCGGGTGGGCGGACGCGAGGGCGCGATGGATCTGGACTCGCTCGCATCGACGCACCCGGTGGTGCAGCCGATCCGCACCGTCAGCGAGACGAACCAGGCATTCGATGCCATCGCCTACCAGAAGGGCGAGGCGGTGATCGCCATGCTGGAGGCGTTCGCGGGCGAGGATGTGTGGCGCGACGGCATCCGCCGCTACATGGCGGAGCATCAATACGGCAACACGGTCAGCGACGATCTATGGACCGCGGCGGAGGCGGCGGGCGCCGAGGGGCTGACCGACATCGCGCATGACTTCACCCGCCAGCCCGGCGTGCCGCTGGTAACGGCGGAGGCGACCTGCGCCGATGGCCGCACCCGGCTATCGCTGAGCCAGAGCGAGTTCAGCCGCGACCGCAAGGACGCGGTCGCCGCCAATCCCACCCGCTGGCGCGTGCCGCTGAACGTGCAGGTCGGCCGCACTGCGCCCGTGCGCGAGGTGTTGCAGGGGCAGACCACCATGGTCCTGCCCGGCTGCGGCCCGGTGGTGGTGAACGGTGGGCAGCTCGGCTATTTCCGCACGCTCTATTCCGCGCCGATGGTCGCCGACCTGGCGAAGGCGATGCCAACGCTGCAGCCGATCGATCAGCTCGGCCTGATGCGCGACAATTGGTCGCTGGCGCAGGCGGGTTACCAGCCGGCCGGTCCGGCGCTGGACCTGCTGTCGGCGATTCCCGCCAATGCCAACCCGGTGGTCAGCGAAAGCGCGGTGGCCCGCTGGGGCGCGGCCTATGCGCTGCTGGATACGGATGCCGACAAAGCGCGGCTGCGCGACCTGGCGGTCGCCAAGTACCTGCCGGTGCTGCGGCGGATGGGCTGGGAACAGCGCGCGAACGACACGGTGGCCGATGCGAATCTGCGGGCCGAGCTGATCGGGACGCTGGGCGACATGGGCGAGCCGACCGTGCTGGCCGAAGGCAGCCGCCGGTTGGCCGGGCTGGCGAGCGATCCGCGCAGCCTGGACGGTCCGCTGAAGGCCACCTGGCTGGCGCTGACCGCGCGCAACGCCACGCCCGAACAGTGGGAGTTGCTGGCCCGCCTCGCGAAGGAATCGACCAGCACCGTGGAGCGGCAGACCTATTACCAGCGGCTGGGTGCCGTCGCGGACGAGGCGCTGGCGCGTCGCGCCCTGGCGCTGGCGCTGTCGGGCGAGGCGGGCACGTCCAGCGCCCGCATCATCAGCGCGGTGGCGAGCGAGCATCCGGAGATGGCGTACGACTTCGCCATCGAGAACCGCGCGGCGGTGGAGAAGCTGGTCGATAACTCGGCCCGCGCCCGCTACTTCGCCGGGCTGGCCGCGCAGTCGCAGGACCCGGCGATCCTGAACAAGCTGGCGCTGCTGAGGTCCGGCACCCCGGCGGACGAGCAGGTGGCGATCGACCGCGTGGTCGGCGGGATCGAACAGCGGCTGGAAAGCGCGCCCCGCATGCGCGAGCAGATCGCCGGCTGGCTGCGGCTGGAGGCGCGCTGA